One window of the Anopheles cruzii chromosome 2, idAnoCruzAS_RS32_06, whole genome shotgun sequence genome contains the following:
- the LOC128277840 gene encoding N-acetylgalactosaminyltransferase 6-like has product MRVPRLVRNLRRSSHHRKSLFGEAIVKLAFVACCGIITVLLIIHKYENLDNFKRTLYYRYQTAEGEGFFAQPRNLDGVRIDWHNYELMKHEESRTGPGEQGKPYRLTDPKAKALNEEVFKENGYSAVVSDTIALNRSVPDIRHVNCRTKEYLRELPSVSVIVIFYNEHWSTLLRTVFSVLNRSPPELLQEVILVNDHSTKPFLWAPLRHFVETELAPKVRLIDLPARSGLIVARMAGARQARGDVLIVLDSHTEVNTNWLPPLLEPIAEDYRTCVCPLIDVIAYDTFEYRAQDEGKRGVFDWKFYYKRLPLLPGDTDDPTKPFNSPVMAGGLFAISAKFFWELGGYDEGLDIWGGEQYELSFKIWQCGGRLVDAPCSRVGHIYRGFAPFRNPRGVNFVMRNYKRVAEVWMDEYARFLYESNPQFDKTDAGDLTAQRELRDRLQCKPFRWFLEEVAPDLLPRYPVRDPQPFASGQVQSVADRRLCLDSLNHQAKEPIGLYACSANRTHPQNNQFFTLSYHRDIRVRSNDKCLDAAKLNDEVVLFNCHESQGNQMWRYDYESKQIIHGKDHHGRCLEADIAGRKLIVASCDKSKRSQQWDWGYINFVHLQNWDVYGAKFV; this is encoded by the exons TCCCTGTTTGGTGAGGCGATCGTCAAGCTGGCGTTCGTGGCTTGCTGCGGGATCATCACGGTTTTGCTGATCATTCACAAGTACGAAAATTTGGACAACTTCAAGCGAACGCTCTACTACCGGTACCAAACCGCCGAGGGAGAGGGATTTTTCGCCCAGCCACGGAACTTGGACGGGGTGAGGATCGACTGGCACAACTATGAGCTGATGAAGCACGAGGAGAGCCGGACGGGGCCGGGCGAGCAGGGAAAACCGTACCGGTTGACGGacccgaaagcgaaagcgctCAACGAGGAGGTGTTCAAGGAAAACGGTTACTCGGCGGTGGTCAGCGATACGATCGCTCTGAACCGGTCTGTCCCAGACATTCGGCACGTCAA CTGTCGCACCAAGGAATACCTCCGGGAGCTGCCCAGCGTTAGTGTGATCGTGATTTTTTACAACGAACACTGGAGCACATTGCTGCGAACAGTTTTCAGTGTGCTGAATCGATCGCCCCCCGAACTGCTGCAAGAAGTGATTCTCGTCAACGATCACAGCACGAAACCTTTTCTATGGGCACCGCTGCGCCACTTTGTCGAGACAGAACTGGCACCAAAGGTACGCCTGATCGATCTTCCTGCCCGGTCGGGTCTGATAGTGGCGCGTATGGCGGGGGCCCGCCAAGCTCGCGGCGATGTCCTGATCGTGCTGGACTCGCACACGGAAGTCAACACCAACTGGCTGCCCCCTTTGCTAG AGCCCATCGCCGAGGACTAccggacgtgtgtgtgtccgcttATCGATGTGATCGCATACGACACGTTCGAGTATCGGGCGCAGGACGAAGGCAAGCGGGGTGTGTTTGACTGGAAGTTCTACTACAAGCGGTTACCCCTTCTGCCCGGCGATACCGACGATCCGACGAAGCCCTTCAACAGCCCGGTGATGGCGGGAGGACTGTTTGCGATCAGTGCCAAGTTCTTCTGGGAACTCGGCGGGTACGACGAGGGTCTGGACATCTGGGGCGGCGAGCAGTACGAGCTAAGCTTCAAGATCTGGCAGTGTGGCGGACGACTGGTCGATGCACCCTGTTCCCGAGTGGGTCACATTTACCGTGGTTTCGCACCGTTCAGGAATCCACGGGGCGTGAACTTTGTAATGCGCAACTACAAACGCGTGGCCGAAGTGTGGATGGACGAGTACGCCAGATTCCTGTACGAGAGCAACCCGCAATTCGACAAAACGGACGCAGGTGATCTGACGGCACAGCGAGAGTTGCGGGACCGGTTGCAGTGCAAGCCGTTCCGTTGGTTCCTCGAGGAGGTCGCTCCGGACCTCCTGCCGCGCTATCCGGTGCGTGATCCACAACCATTCGCTTCCGGGCAGGTCCAGAGTGTAGCCGATCGGCGCTTGTGTCTCGATTCGCTCAACCACCAGGCGAAGGAACCGATCGGACTTTACGCGTGTTCCGCGAATCGGACGCATCCGCAAAACAATCAGTTCTTTACGCTCTCGTATCATCGCGACATTCGAGTGCGCAGCAACGACAAGTGTCTGGATGCTGCGAAGCTGAACGATGAAGTTGTTCTCTTCAACTGCCACGAGTCGCAGGGCAATCAGATGTGGCGGTACGACTAC GAGTCAAAGCAGATCATCCACGGAAAGGACCACCACGGACGCTGCCTTGAGGCGGACATCGCCGGGCGGAAGCTGATCGTGGCCAGCTGTGATAAATCCAAACGCTCCCAACAGTGGGACTGGGGTTACATTAACTTTGTCCATCTGCAAAACTGGGACGTTTACGGGGCAAAGTTTGTGTAG